Proteins encoded by one window of Odocoileus virginianus isolate 20LAN1187 ecotype Illinois unplaced genomic scaffold, Ovbor_1.2 Unplaced_Contig_22, whole genome shotgun sequence:
- the WDR13 gene encoding WD repeat-containing protein 13 isoform X2, producing the protein MAAVWQQVLAVDARYNAYRTPTFPQFRTQYIRRRSQLLRENAKAGHPPALRRQYLRLRGQLLGQRYGPLSEPGSARAYSNSIVRSSRTTLDRMEDFEDDPRALGARGHRRSVSRGSYQLQAQMNRAVYEDRPPGSVVPTSAAEASRAMAGDTSLSENYAFAGMYHVFDQHVDEAVPRVRFANDDRHRLACCSLDGSISLCQLVPAPPTVLRVLRGHTRGVSDFAWSLSNDILVSTSLDATMRIWASEDGRCIREIPDPDGAELLCCTFQPVNNNLTVVGNAKHNVHVMNISTGKKVKGGSSKLTGRVLALSFDAPGRLLWAGDDRGSVFSFLFDMATGKLTKAKRLVVHEGSPVTSISARSWVSREARDPSLLINACLNKLLLYRVVDNEGTLQLKRSFPIEQSSHPVRSIFCPLMSFRQGACVVTGSEDMCVHFFDVERAAKAAVNKLQGHSAPVLDVSFNCDESLLASSDASGMVIVWRREQK; encoded by the exons ATGGCCGCGGTGTGGCAGCAGGTCTTAGCAGTAGACGCGAG GTACAACGCGTACCGCACACCAACGTTTCCACAGTTTCGGACGCAATATATCCGACGGCGCAGCCAGCTACTGCGAGAGAATGCCAAAGCTGGGCACCCTCCAGCATTGCGTCGGCAGTACCTGAGGCTGCGTGGGCAGCTGCTGGGCCAGCGTTACGGGCCCCTCTCTGAGCCAGGCAGTGCTCGTGCCTATAGCAACAGCATCGTCCGCAGCAGCCGCACTACCCTTGACCGCATGGAG GACTTCGAAGATGATCCTCGGGCCCTGGGGGCCCGTGGGCACCGCCGCTCTGTCAGCCGTGGCTCCTACCAACTGCAAGCACAGATGAACCGTGCTGTCTATGAGGACAG GCCCCCAGGCAGCGTGGTGCCCACCTCAGCGGCAGAAGCAAGTCGAGCCATGGCTGGGGACACATCGCTGAGCGAGAACTATGCCTTTGCGGGCATGTACCATGTTTTTGACCAGCACGTGGATGAGGCAG TCCCCAGGGTGCGCTTCGCCAATGATGACCGGCACCGCCTGGCCTGTTGCTCACTTGATGGCAGCATCTCACTGTGCCAGCTGGTACCTGCCCCGCCCACCGTGCTCCGAGTGCTGCGGGGCCACACCCGCGGGGTCTCCGACTTTGCCTGGTCTCTCTCCAATGACATCCTTGTGTCCACCTCCCTTGATGCCACCATGCGCATCTGGGCCTCTGAGGATGGCCGCTGCATCCGGGAGATCCCTGACCCTGACGGCGCCGAACTGCTCTGCTGCACCTTCCAGCCGGTCAACAACAACCTTACTGTG GTGGGGAATGCCAAGCACAATGTGCATGTCATGAACATCTCCACGGGCAAGAAAGTGAAGGGTGGTTCCAGCAAGCTGACGGGCCGTGTCCTCGCTCTGTCTTTTGATGCCCCTGGCCGACTTCTCTGGGCGGGTGATGACCGCGGCAgtgttttctccttcctctttgacATGGCCACAG GGAAGCTGACCAAAGCCAAGCGACTGGTGGTGCACGAGGGCAGCCCCGTGACCAGCATCTCTGCCCGCTCCTGGGTCAGCCGTGAGGCCCGGGACCCCTCACTACTCATCAATGCTTGCCTCAACAAGCTGCTGCTCTACAG AGTGGTGGACAATGAGGGGACCCTGCAGCTGAAGAGAAGCTTCCCCATTGAGCAGAGCTCACACCCTGTGCGCAGTATCTTCTGCCCTCTCATGTCCTTCCGCCAGGGGGCCTGTGTGG TGACTGGCAGTGAGGACATGTGCGTGCATTTCTTTGATGTGGAGCGGGCAGCCAAGGCCGCCGTCAACAAGCTGCAGGGCCACAGTGCGCCCGTGCTGGATGTCAGCTTTAACTGTGATGAGAGCCTGCTGGCTTCAAGCGACGCTAGTGGCATGGTTATCGTCTGGAGGCGGGAGCAGAAGTAG
- the WDR13 gene encoding WD repeat-containing protein 13 isoform X1 — protein MRLRGFSHALGRIPIDLLHARRLFLAAGGHLAGACSRGRTRRKRRPGNGRGVAAGLSSRREFRTQYIRRRSQLLRENAKAGHPPALRRQYLRLRGQLLGQRYGPLSEPGSARAYSNSIVRSSRTTLDRMEDFEDDPRALGARGHRRSVSRGSYQLQAQMNRAVYEDRPPGSVVPTSAAEASRAMAGDTSLSENYAFAGMYHVFDQHVDEAVPRVRFANDDRHRLACCSLDGSISLCQLVPAPPTVLRVLRGHTRGVSDFAWSLSNDILVSTSLDATMRIWASEDGRCIREIPDPDGAELLCCTFQPVNNNLTVVGNAKHNVHVMNISTGKKVKGGSSKLTGRVLALSFDAPGRLLWAGDDRGSVFSFLFDMATGKLTKAKRLVVHEGSPVTSISARSWVSREARDPSLLINACLNKLLLYRVVDNEGTLQLKRSFPIEQSSHPVRSIFCPLMSFRQGACVVTGSEDMCVHFFDVERAAKAAVNKLQGHSAPVLDVSFNCDESLLASSDASGMVIVWRREQK, from the exons ATGCGCCTGCGTGGTTTCTCCCACGCCCTGGGGAGGATTCCTATCGACTTGCTCCACGCTCGGCGGCTCTTCCTGGCAGCAGGCGGCCATCTTGCTGGAgcct GCTCCCGCGGGCGGACACGCCGGAAGAGGAGGCCAGGGAATGGCCGCGGTGTGGCAGCAGGTCTTAGCAGTAGACGCGAG TTTCGGACGCAATATATCCGACGGCGCAGCCAGCTACTGCGAGAGAATGCCAAAGCTGGGCACCCTCCAGCATTGCGTCGGCAGTACCTGAGGCTGCGTGGGCAGCTGCTGGGCCAGCGTTACGGGCCCCTCTCTGAGCCAGGCAGTGCTCGTGCCTATAGCAACAGCATCGTCCGCAGCAGCCGCACTACCCTTGACCGCATGGAG GACTTCGAAGATGATCCTCGGGCCCTGGGGGCCCGTGGGCACCGCCGCTCTGTCAGCCGTGGCTCCTACCAACTGCAAGCACAGATGAACCGTGCTGTCTATGAGGACAG GCCCCCAGGCAGCGTGGTGCCCACCTCAGCGGCAGAAGCAAGTCGAGCCATGGCTGGGGACACATCGCTGAGCGAGAACTATGCCTTTGCGGGCATGTACCATGTTTTTGACCAGCACGTGGATGAGGCAG TCCCCAGGGTGCGCTTCGCCAATGATGACCGGCACCGCCTGGCCTGTTGCTCACTTGATGGCAGCATCTCACTGTGCCAGCTGGTACCTGCCCCGCCCACCGTGCTCCGAGTGCTGCGGGGCCACACCCGCGGGGTCTCCGACTTTGCCTGGTCTCTCTCCAATGACATCCTTGTGTCCACCTCCCTTGATGCCACCATGCGCATCTGGGCCTCTGAGGATGGCCGCTGCATCCGGGAGATCCCTGACCCTGACGGCGCCGAACTGCTCTGCTGCACCTTCCAGCCGGTCAACAACAACCTTACTGTG GTGGGGAATGCCAAGCACAATGTGCATGTCATGAACATCTCCACGGGCAAGAAAGTGAAGGGTGGTTCCAGCAAGCTGACGGGCCGTGTCCTCGCTCTGTCTTTTGATGCCCCTGGCCGACTTCTCTGGGCGGGTGATGACCGCGGCAgtgttttctccttcctctttgacATGGCCACAG GGAAGCTGACCAAAGCCAAGCGACTGGTGGTGCACGAGGGCAGCCCCGTGACCAGCATCTCTGCCCGCTCCTGGGTCAGCCGTGAGGCCCGGGACCCCTCACTACTCATCAATGCTTGCCTCAACAAGCTGCTGCTCTACAG AGTGGTGGACAATGAGGGGACCCTGCAGCTGAAGAGAAGCTTCCCCATTGAGCAGAGCTCACACCCTGTGCGCAGTATCTTCTGCCCTCTCATGTCCTTCCGCCAGGGGGCCTGTGTGG TGACTGGCAGTGAGGACATGTGCGTGCATTTCTTTGATGTGGAGCGGGCAGCCAAGGCCGCCGTCAACAAGCTGCAGGGCCACAGTGCGCCCGTGCTGGATGTCAGCTTTAACTGTGATGAGAGCCTGCTGGCTTCAAGCGACGCTAGTGGCATGGTTATCGTCTGGAGGCGGGAGCAGAAGTAG